The DNA sequence TTAAATTATTTAAGGCAGTCTATATGGAAAAAATGTAATGAGAAAAATTCAGCATGTAAAGACAGAGATTGTCTTTGTACGAATTAATAATTATTGGTTCAGATATCCGCAGGGGATATTTGCCATTATTCTACAATGGTTTGCACTCGATCTCGAACCTCCGTCGTGGGGCCGAGTAAGGTGTAATACCACAGCAGGAGAGAAACTATTTTACAACTTATAGATGTTAATCTATTAGAGGCGCCAAAACGTAATGTTAGTGTTGAAGAAAAATGTAAGTGTTATGGTTTAAATCGATTAAAGATTGAGGATAAAAAACTTTTTAATAAATATGTAATTCAGGAAAATGTAAACTTATGTGATTATTCTTTTGCAAACAATTTTATATGGAAGGGTTCGCTGGAGTTACTATGGAAGCTTATTAATGATAATTTTTGTCTCTTTGGAGTAACATCCAAAGGTATGTGCATGATGCTTCCCCCATTAGGGAAAAACAACATTCAAAACACCTTAAATGAATGCTTTTCAATAATGCGGGAAATCAACGATTGCAGTGGCTTCGAATCTTATGTTAATTATGTTTATGAAGATTTCTTGAGTTTTTTTGACACGAGTTCATACCGTATTGTTGAAAGCTATTCAGACTACATCTACAAAACATCCGACCTCATAAAACTTGCCGGTAGAAAATACGAAAAGAAGAGAAACGAGATAAACTTCTTTAAAAAGCATTACATCACCTCCTTTGAAAAATTCGGCTCTAAATATATTGCAGGCGCCCTTCTTATGATAGATCAGTGGAAGGCAGAAAAGGTTCAAGAGGCAAACCTCC is a window from the Candidatus Jettenia sp. genome containing:
- a CDS encoding phosphatidylglycerol lysyltransferase domain-containing protein; this translates as MELLWKLINDNFCLFGVTSKGMCMMLPPLGKNNIQNTLNECFSIMREINDCSGFESYVNYVYEDFLSFFDTSSYRIVESYSDYIYKTSDLIKLAGRKYEKKRNEINFFKKHYITSFEKFGSKYIAGALLMIDQWKAEKVQEANLLNHHEIHYQYGLIHEAEAAKCATIFSEELGLTGAIIDIDGRIEGVTLGEKISTHTASILIEKTNNNFHGMPQAIYQQFCASDFSDVEYINAGEDWGIEGLRRAKMSYHPCMLAKKFLVYEK